The Rhinoderma darwinii isolate aRhiDar2 chromosome 11, aRhiDar2.hap1, whole genome shotgun sequence genome window below encodes:
- the STN1 gene encoding CST complex subunit STN1 — protein MEEIPSLLWGLDPVFLAFAKLYIRDVLELKESHQVPGIFFYNSHPIKQVDILGMVVCVREKEAFYSYGVDDSTGVINCTCWKSSGPKCRSSEDQQSSSEAKDLDGLMQELYRQESRNAKMEIGDVIRVRGYIKVFRNQREVVASKFYKVDDPTLDVQITRMLDLPHLYRNVYDKPFIIPNHLMDPSHGLSQDAALSHSGLILLLSEKIKEFLEENKICNFYQRELEGVPSLMSTATKPSHKTEEGSSVTSREIHNVFKEAILLLQEKGIVYMKGHNPGVYQVTDRDGELHKLTLSIIQEDCRRQKHADKGCHLLHILNCVRQTFGSSINETILQRVTDALERSSDIISTMEKYYTSF, from the exons ATGGAAGAAATACCGTCACTATTATGGGGATTGGATCCAGTGTTTCTAGCATTTGCCAAATTGTACATTAGAGACGTTTTGGAACTAAAAGAGTCGCATCAAGTACCTG GAATCTTTTTCTACAACAGTCATCCCATCAAACAAGTGGATATATTAGGAATGGTTGTCTGCGTCAGAGAGAAGGAAGCTTTCTACAGCTATGGGG TGGATGACAGCACAGGAGTTATCAACTGTACGTGCTGGAAATCCTCTGGGCCAAAATGCAGATCTTCAG aggaTCAGCAAAGttcatcagaagcaaaggatcttGATGGATTAATGCAAGAGCTGTACAGACAGGAGAGCAGAAACGCCAAGATGGAAATTGGTGACGTCATCCGAGTCCGGGGCTACATCAAGGTTTTTAGAAACCAGAGAGAGGTGGTTGCTTCAAAGTTTT aTAAAGTAGATGACCCTACACTGGATGTACAGATCACCCGGATGTTGGACCTCCCGCACCTTTACAGAAATGTCTATGATAAACCCTTTATTATCCCCAATCACCTGATGGATCCATCCCATGGACTCTC ACAGGATGCTGCTTTGTCACATTCCGGCCTCATTTTACTGCTAAGTGAAAAAATAAAGGagtttctggaagaaaacaaaatttgcaatttttaccAGCGTGAATTGGAAGGTGTGCCATCCCTAATGTCCACTGCCACCAAACCAAGCCACAAGACTGAG GAAGGTTCGAGTGTTACATCTAGAGAAATTCACAATGTATTTAAAGAAGCCATACTTTTACTTCAGGAAAAAGGCATTGTCTACATGAAAGGCCACAATCCAGGTGTTTATCAG GTAACTGATCGTGACGGAGAGTTACATAAACTAACTCTGAGCATCATTCAGGAGGATTGCCGGAGGCAGAAAC ATGCTGATAAGGGCTGCCATCTCCTCCACATACTGAACTGTGTGCGGCAGACGTTCGGTTCCAGCATCAATGAAACCATACTGCAGCGTGTGACTGATGCTCTTGAAAGAAGCAGCGACATTATTAGTACCATGGAAAAATATTACACGTCATTCTGA